The Streptomyces sp. NBC_00224 genome has a window encoding:
- a CDS encoding NTP transferase domain-containing protein, with product MTQPTKDEPQVVGLLLAAGGGRRLGGRPKALLTHRGRPLVEHAVRVLREGGCTTVHVVLGAAADEVRARALLDGCVLIDNPEWPEGMGSSLRAGLASLAATGAGAALVSLVDQPGIGAEAIGRVRAAYRSPASLVAAAYEGRRGHPVLFGADRWQPVATSARGDRGARAYLAAHEPEITLVECGDVAEPYDIDTEADLGRLD from the coding sequence ATGACACAACCGACGAAGGACGAACCGCAGGTCGTGGGCCTGCTGCTGGCCGCGGGCGGCGGACGCCGCCTCGGCGGCAGGCCCAAGGCCCTGTTGACGCACCGGGGCCGCCCGCTGGTGGAGCACGCGGTACGGGTGCTGCGCGAGGGCGGCTGCACCACCGTGCACGTGGTGCTCGGCGCCGCCGCGGACGAGGTGCGCGCCCGCGCCCTGCTGGACGGCTGCGTGCTGATCGACAACCCGGAGTGGCCCGAGGGCATGGGCTCCTCCCTGCGCGCGGGCCTCGCCTCGCTGGCCGCGACGGGAGCCGGGGCCGCCCTGGTGAGCCTGGTGGACCAGCCCGGCATCGGCGCGGAGGCGATCGGCCGCGTCAGGGCCGCGTACCGCTCACCGGCCTCGCTCGTGGCGGCCGCGTACGAGGGGAGGCGCGGCCATCCCGTGCTCTTCGGCGCCGACCGGTGGCAGCCGGTGGCGACGAGCGCGCGGGGCGACCGCGGGGCGCGCGCCTACCTCGCGGCGCACGAGCCGGAGATCACGCTCGTCGAGTGCGGGGACGTGGCCGAGCCGTACGACATCGACACGGAGGCGGATCTCGGGCGCCTGGACTGA
- a CDS encoding TMEM175 family protein: MNESSRVEAFSDGVFAIAITLLILEIKVPPHAGDHLWSDLGHQWPSYAAYVVSFLVIGIMWVNHHTLFSYVVRVDRTLMFLNLLLLMTVAAIPWPAGLMAEYLREDNASHVAAAVYSGLMVVMAINFQALWWHVTRTGHLFDDRVDSAAARATRARFALGSLAYPATVLLAFVSAPLTLAAHGLLAVYYGFNQLRIPTKEAQKTG; the protein is encoded by the coding sequence GTGAATGAATCGAGCCGGGTCGAGGCGTTCAGCGACGGCGTTTTCGCCATCGCGATCACCCTCCTGATCCTGGAAATCAAGGTGCCCCCGCACGCGGGCGACCACCTCTGGAGCGATCTGGGCCACCAGTGGCCCTCGTACGCCGCCTATGTGGTGAGCTTCCTGGTCATCGGCATCATGTGGGTCAACCACCACACGCTCTTCAGCTACGTGGTACGCGTCGACCGCACGCTGATGTTCCTCAATCTGCTGCTGCTCATGACCGTCGCGGCGATCCCCTGGCCGGCAGGGCTGATGGCCGAATACCTCAGGGAGGACAACGCGTCACACGTGGCCGCCGCCGTCTACAGCGGACTCATGGTCGTCATGGCCATCAACTTCCAGGCGCTGTGGTGGCATGTGACGCGGACCGGCCATCTCTTCGACGACCGCGTCGACTCCGCGGCCGCCCGGGCCACCCGCGCCCGCTTCGCGCTCGGCTCGCTCGCCTACCCGGCGACGGTCCTGCTCGCCTTCGTCTCGGCGCCGCTGACGCTCGCCGCGCACGGGCTGCTCGCGGTGTACTACGGCTTCAACCAGCTCAGGATCCCCACGAAGGAGGCGCAGAAGACCGGTTGA
- a CDS encoding TIGR03086 family metal-binding protein yields MDTQTQTPRPDLGPAARAVAALLDGVRDEQLGAPTPCPKYSVRELLGHIAGLTTAFDSAARKEFGPSTATDPGSVTPVLPEDWRTGLPGRLAALAEAWRAPDAWDGDTQAGGITFPAAIAGVVALNELVVHGWDLARATGQPYDPGAASLEVVHGFFDASRDDAMRAPAFGPVVEVPKNAPLLDRVVGLSGRDPGWAA; encoded by the coding sequence ATGGATACCCAGACGCAGACCCCCCGGCCCGACCTCGGCCCCGCCGCCCGCGCCGTGGCCGCCTTGCTCGACGGTGTACGGGACGAGCAGCTCGGGGCGCCGACGCCCTGCCCGAAGTACTCCGTACGCGAGCTCCTCGGGCACATCGCCGGGCTCACCACCGCCTTCGACTCGGCCGCCCGCAAGGAGTTCGGGCCCTCGACCGCCACCGACCCCGGGTCCGTCACGCCCGTACTGCCCGAGGACTGGCGCACCGGGCTGCCCGGGCGGCTGGCGGCACTGGCCGAGGCGTGGCGCGCGCCGGACGCCTGGGACGGGGACACCCAGGCGGGCGGCATCACCTTCCCCGCCGCGATCGCGGGCGTCGTCGCGCTCAACGAACTCGTCGTCCACGGCTGGGACCTGGCCCGGGCCACCGGCCAGCCGTACGACCCGGGCGCCGCGAGCCTGGAGGTGGTGCACGGCTTCTTCGACGCGAGCCGGGACGACGCGATGCGCGCCCCCGCGTTCGGGCCGGTCGTCGAGGTGCCGAAGAACGCCCCACTGCTGGACCGGGTGGTCGGGCTCAGCGGGCGGGATCCGGGCTGGGCAGCCTGA
- a CDS encoding PLP-dependent aminotransferase family protein — protein sequence MAGMGTVHSLGGVADSSRTLGSRQLATLVAATAGERPGYRALAQGVRTLLLDGRIPLHTRLPAERELAVALAVSRATVTAAYDLLREGGYALSRRGAGTWTELPAGQRPANVASFPDGADTIDLAMAAPAAPEAEYAEALALAGARLTGHLRTPGYHPLGLPELRAAVAERYTRRGLPTLPDQILITTGAQQALSLVLGLLGRPGDRVLVESPSYANGLDAIRYAGLRMTPVPVTDDGWDGELMECALRQTAPRLAYLIPDFHNPTGALMGPEQRARLLRSARATGTWLLVDETMAEMALDVPAPVPLASLARHGEAEQIVTVGSLSKTHWGGLRIGWVRASSRLITELAATRIHRDMASSVLDQLVALELLPGMDAVLVARLAQMRERRTALADALTHHLPEWRWQLPPGGLTLWVDLGRPIAGALCQAALAHGVRLQGGARFAADPGTHEHRLRIPYCMPPDVTREAVRRLAATLSAGLPATPRELDRPHWVA from the coding sequence ATGGCAGGGATGGGAACGGTCCACTCCTTGGGCGGCGTGGCCGACAGCAGCCGGACACTGGGCAGCCGTCAGCTGGCCACCCTGGTCGCCGCCACCGCCGGGGAGCGCCCCGGCTATCGCGCACTCGCCCAGGGCGTCCGCACGCTCCTGCTCGACGGGCGTATTCCGCTGCACACGAGGCTGCCCGCCGAGCGGGAGCTGGCCGTCGCCCTCGCGGTGAGCCGGGCCACCGTGACCGCCGCGTACGACCTGCTGCGCGAGGGCGGGTACGCGCTGAGCCGCCGGGGCGCGGGCACCTGGACCGAGCTGCCGGCCGGCCAGCGCCCGGCCAATGTGGCCAGCTTCCCGGACGGCGCGGACACCATCGACCTGGCGATGGCGGCGCCCGCCGCGCCGGAGGCCGAGTACGCCGAGGCGCTGGCGCTCGCCGGGGCGCGGCTGACCGGCCATCTGCGCACCCCGGGCTACCACCCGCTCGGCCTGCCCGAGCTGCGCGCGGCCGTCGCCGAGCGGTACACCCGGCGCGGGCTGCCGACGCTCCCCGACCAGATCCTGATCACCACCGGTGCCCAGCAGGCCCTCTCACTGGTGCTTGGGCTGCTCGGGCGCCCCGGCGACCGCGTCCTGGTCGAGAGCCCGTCGTACGCCAACGGCCTGGACGCGATCCGGTACGCCGGGCTGCGCATGACGCCCGTGCCGGTGACGGACGACGGCTGGGACGGCGAGCTGATGGAGTGCGCGCTGCGGCAGACCGCGCCCCGGCTCGCCTATCTGATCCCGGACTTCCACAATCCGACCGGCGCCCTGATGGGGCCCGAGCAGCGCGCCCGGCTGCTGCGCTCGGCGCGCGCCACCGGGACGTGGCTGCTGGTCGACGAGACGATGGCGGAGATGGCGCTGGACGTCCCGGCGCCCGTCCCGCTCGCGTCGCTGGCGCGGCACGGCGAGGCGGAGCAGATCGTGACGGTCGGCTCGCTGAGCAAGACGCACTGGGGCGGGCTGCGCATCGGCTGGGTGCGGGCGAGTTCGCGGCTGATCACCGAACTGGCGGCCACCCGGATCCACCGGGACATGGCGTCCTCGGTCCTGGACCAGCTGGTGGCGCTGGAGCTGCTGCCCGGGATGGACGCGGTGCTGGTGGCACGGCTGGCCCAGATGCGCGAGCGCCGCACGGCCCTGGCGGACGCCCTGACCCACCACCTGCCCGAGTGGCGCTGGCAGTTGCCGCCGGGCGGCCTGACGCTCTGGGTCGACCTGGGCCGCCCGATCGCGGGCGCCCTGTGCCAGGCGGCCCTGGCCCACGGAGTACGCCTCCAGGGCGGCGCCCGCTTCGCGGCGGACCCGGGCACGCACGAGCATCGCCTGCGGATCCCGTACTGCATGCCGCCGGATGTGACGCGGGAGGCGGTCCGCCGCCTCGCGGCAACCCTGTCCGCGGGCCTGCCCGCGACCCCGAGGGAACTCGACCGCCCGCACTGGGTGGCGTAG
- a CDS encoding papain-like cysteine protease family protein — protein sequence MPRTARQYWAGLQGRTALNFNWGIIDHDSTVVVTVSEYSVDPNDLKHSPRFLGAAPVRVSNISPHSPPYDPNHGVTFVVTVDWGARLHIVTDITVLDDKPVYRLWDGGRLAFAMQRQQQTNWCWAAVSTSIALFYNAGSTWTQCAVANSQTGRTDCCGGGASGAGCNSQQPLDNPLRIVGHFDRMVSNRVDFATVESEIKAGRPLCVRIGWSTGGGHFLTAMGVDAPQSGSDAIVAVDDPIYGRSDQVYNTLATNYQGSGTWTHSYYTRA from the coding sequence ATGCCGCGTACCGCACGCCAGTACTGGGCCGGCCTCCAGGGCCGCACCGCGCTGAACTTCAACTGGGGCATCATCGACCACGACTCGACGGTCGTGGTCACGGTCTCCGAGTACAGCGTCGACCCCAACGACCTCAAGCACAGCCCCCGGTTCCTCGGCGCGGCGCCGGTGCGGGTCAGCAACATCAGCCCGCACTCGCCGCCGTACGACCCCAACCACGGGGTGACCTTCGTGGTCACCGTCGACTGGGGCGCCCGGCTGCACATCGTCACCGACATCACGGTCCTGGACGACAAGCCGGTCTACCGGCTGTGGGACGGCGGCCGGTTGGCCTTTGCGATGCAGCGCCAGCAGCAGACCAACTGGTGCTGGGCCGCCGTGTCGACCAGCATCGCGCTGTTCTACAACGCGGGCAGCACCTGGACCCAGTGCGCGGTGGCCAACTCGCAGACCGGGCGCACCGACTGCTGCGGCGGCGGGGCGAGCGGGGCGGGCTGCAACTCGCAGCAGCCGCTGGACAATCCGCTCAGGATCGTCGGCCACTTCGACCGGATGGTCTCCAACCGGGTGGACTTCGCAACCGTCGAGTCCGAGATCAAGGCGGGCCGCCCGCTGTGCGTCCGGATCGGCTGGTCGACCGGCGGCGGCCACTTCCTCACCGCGATGGGCGTGGACGCGCCGCAGAGCGGCTCGGACGCGATCGTGGCCGTCGACGACCCGATCTACGGCCGCTCCGACCAGGTCTACAACACGCTCGCGACCAACTACCAGGGCAGCGGAACCTGGACCCACAGCTACTACACCCGGGCATAG
- a CDS encoding DUF5955 family protein, with translation MLRRVEQWPVTGSADPRVAGLRVAVARLRRELAGYPGEFPDRAVAEDELAALDAMAVSGAPEVLRLRRSLLLIAGSIGSVSALSVAVKAVREAVDLFGEPRR, from the coding sequence TTGTTGCGACGCGTGGAGCAGTGGCCCGTGACCGGCAGTGCGGATCCCAGGGTGGCGGGGCTGCGCGTTGCCGTGGCGCGGCTGCGGCGGGAGCTGGCGGGGTATCCGGGGGAGTTCCCGGACCGGGCCGTCGCGGAGGACGAGCTCGCGGCGCTGGATGCGATGGCGGTGTCCGGGGCGCCGGAGGTTTTGCGGCTGCGCCGCTCGCTGTTGCTGATCGCGGGGTCCATCGGCTCGGTGAGCGCGCTCTCCGTGGCCGTGAAGGCGGTTCGGGAGGCGGTGGACTTATTCGGGGAGCCGCGACGCTAG
- a CDS encoding universal stress protein, with amino-acid sequence MNGRHGGPGAGRVVVGVSGSLGSLAALRAAAEEARRGGRTLLAVIAWEPPEGEYLYLRRPDPAWAAHWEQDARQRLDEAFADAFGGLPPGVEVREAAVRGRPGPALCAVAHRPDDLLVVGARTRARRARVRRYVLRHARCPLLAVPAPRAPKGGVRELRRATAQDFALRV; translated from the coding sequence GTGAACGGGCGGCACGGCGGGCCGGGCGCGGGGCGGGTGGTCGTGGGCGTGAGCGGTTCGCTCGGCAGCCTGGCCGCCCTGCGCGCCGCCGCCGAGGAGGCGCGGCGCGGCGGCCGCACCCTGCTCGCGGTGATCGCGTGGGAGCCGCCCGAGGGCGAGTATCTGTATCTGCGCCGACCCGACCCGGCATGGGCGGCGCACTGGGAGCAGGACGCCCGGCAGCGCCTCGACGAGGCCTTCGCGGACGCGTTCGGCGGGCTGCCGCCGGGCGTCGAGGTCCGCGAAGCGGCGGTGCGCGGGCGGCCGGGGCCCGCGCTGTGCGCGGTCGCGCACCGCCCGGACGACCTGCTGGTGGTGGGCGCGCGGACGCGGGCCCGGCGGGCCCGGGTGCGCCGGTACGTGCTGCGGCACGCGCGGTGCCCGCTGCTGGCCGTGCCGGCGCCGCGCGCCCCCAAGGGCGGGGTCCGGGAGCTGCGCCGGGCGACGGCACAGGACTTCGCGCTGCGGGTGTGA
- a CDS encoding FAD-dependent monooxygenase: MLRGGRVAVVGGSIAGCAAALAAHRGGAAEVTVFERASGHLADRGVGLAMHNGRYAELEAAGYMAAAMPWLQLNRRCWYVKDGSAPLGRRIGVLPFPFRTYNWGPLWHELRDRVPESADFRSGTAVTAVEVTPDGVELATGSDGRSERFDLVIGADGYRSAVRTAACPEVRPKYAGYLAWRGAFAAERLLAPELWPDEDCVYAVFPGGHVIIYRIPDGRGGLRVNWVLYTAPPPDLDLRFDNPTSLPPGTLAATLHTRLAHIADTQLAPYWGQLVRTTTADELFVQPMYDFTAPHYATGRLVLAGDAATVARPHTGGGAVKALQDATALEACLTTAPDWRAALSAYDTGRAATGRSMVELGRQLGLGLVEQTPDWSAMDQSGLEKWWQQADGSGAFGGRQLNS, from the coding sequence ATGTTACGTGGAGGCAGGGTCGCCGTAGTCGGCGGCAGTATCGCCGGGTGTGCCGCGGCGCTGGCCGCACACCGGGGCGGCGCGGCGGAAGTCACCGTGTTCGAACGGGCCTCGGGCCATCTCGCGGACCGGGGCGTGGGACTCGCCATGCACAACGGCCGGTACGCGGAGCTGGAGGCGGCCGGTTACATGGCAGCCGCGATGCCGTGGCTCCAGCTGAACCGGCGCTGCTGGTACGTGAAGGACGGCTCGGCGCCGCTGGGTCGGCGCATCGGGGTGCTGCCGTTCCCGTTCCGTACGTACAACTGGGGCCCGCTGTGGCACGAACTGCGCGACCGGGTACCCGAGTCGGCCGACTTCCGGTCCGGGACGGCTGTCACCGCGGTGGAGGTCACCCCGGACGGCGTGGAGCTGGCGACCGGGTCCGACGGCAGGAGCGAGCGGTTCGACCTGGTGATCGGCGCCGACGGGTACCGTTCGGCGGTGCGCACGGCCGCGTGCCCCGAGGTGCGTCCGAAGTACGCGGGCTATCTGGCCTGGCGGGGCGCCTTCGCGGCCGAGCGGCTGCTGGCCCCGGAGCTGTGGCCGGACGAGGACTGCGTGTACGCCGTGTTCCCCGGCGGGCACGTCATCATCTACCGCATCCCCGACGGCCGGGGCGGGCTGCGGGTCAACTGGGTGCTGTACACCGCACCTCCCCCGGACCTCGACCTGCGCTTCGACAATCCGACCAGCCTGCCGCCCGGCACCCTCGCCGCGACCCTGCACACCCGGCTCGCCCACATCGCGGACACGCAACTGGCGCCCTACTGGGGTCAGTTGGTGCGCACGACCACAGCCGACGAGCTCTTCGTCCAGCCGATGTACGACTTCACCGCGCCGCACTACGCCACCGGCCGGCTGGTCCTCGCGGGCGACGCGGCGACGGTGGCCCGCCCGCACACCGGCGGCGGCGCGGTCAAGGCGCTCCAGGACGCCACCGCCCTGGAGGCGTGCCTCACCACCGCACCGGACTGGCGGGCGGCGCTGAGTGCGTACGACACGGGCCGGGCTGCGACCGGCCGGTCCATGGTCGAACTGGGCCGGCAACTCGGCCTCGGCCTCGTGGAGCAAACGCCGGACTGGAGCGCGATGGACCAGAGCGGCCTGGAGAAGTGGTGGCAACAGGCCGATGGCTCGGGCGCGTTCGGCGGACGGCAGCTCAACTCGTAG
- the aceB gene encoding malate synthase A, which translates to MSAPAPSPLAIVDAEPLPRQDEVLTDAALAFVAELHRLFTPRRDELLLRRQERREEIARTSTLDFRPETAAVREGDWKVAPAPAALNDRRVEITGPTDRKMTINALNSGAKVWLADFEDASAPTWENVVTGQLNLIDAYERRIDFTDPRSGKSYALKDADQLATVVMRPRGWHLEERHLRFDGRPVPGALVDFGLYFFHNAKRLIELGKGPYFYLPKTESYLEARLWNDVFVFAQDYVGIPQGTVRATVLIETITAAYEMEEILYELRDHAAGLNAGRWDYLFSIVKNFRDGGAKFVLPDRNLVTMTAPFMRAYTELLVRTCHKRGAHAIGGMAAFIPSRKDAEVNKVAFEKVKADKDREAGDGFDGSWVAHPDLVPIAMASFDAVLGDRPNQKDRLREDVSVAPGDLIAIDSLDAKPTYDGLRNAVQVGTRYIEAWLRGLGAVAIFNLMEDAATAEISRSQIWQWINAGVVFENGELATADLARKVAAEELAAIRAEIGEEAFAAGRWQQAHDLLLKVSLDADYADFLTLPAYEQLVG; encoded by the coding sequence ATGTCCGCACCAGCGCCGTCCCCGCTGGCCATCGTCGACGCCGAGCCCCTGCCCCGGCAGGACGAGGTGCTCACCGACGCGGCCCTCGCCTTCGTGGCCGAGCTGCACCGGCTGTTCACGCCCCGCCGTGACGAGCTGCTGCTCCGCCGCCAGGAGCGCCGCGAGGAGATCGCCCGCACCTCCACGCTCGACTTCCGCCCCGAGACGGCCGCCGTGCGCGAGGGCGACTGGAAGGTCGCCCCGGCCCCGGCCGCGCTCAACGACCGCCGGGTCGAGATCACCGGCCCGACCGACCGCAAGATGACCATCAACGCGCTCAACTCGGGCGCCAAGGTCTGGCTCGCCGACTTCGAGGACGCCTCCGCCCCCACCTGGGAGAACGTCGTCACGGGCCAGCTCAACCTGATCGACGCGTACGAGCGCAGGATCGACTTCACCGACCCGAGGTCCGGCAAGTCGTACGCGCTCAAGGACGCCGACCAGCTCGCCACCGTCGTGATGCGCCCGCGCGGCTGGCACCTGGAGGAGCGCCACCTGCGCTTCGACGGCCGCCCGGTGCCCGGCGCCCTGGTCGACTTCGGCCTCTACTTCTTCCACAACGCCAAGCGCCTCATCGAGCTCGGCAAGGGCCCGTACTTCTACCTCCCCAAGACCGAGTCGTACCTGGAGGCCCGCCTCTGGAACGACGTCTTCGTCTTCGCCCAGGACTACGTCGGCATCCCGCAGGGCACGGTCCGCGCGACCGTCCTGATCGAGACGATCACGGCCGCGTACGAGATGGAGGAGATCCTCTACGAGCTGCGCGACCACGCCGCCGGGCTCAACGCGGGCCGCTGGGACTACCTCTTCTCCATCGTCAAGAACTTCCGTGACGGCGGCGCCAAGTTCGTCCTGCCGGACCGCAACCTCGTGACGATGACGGCGCCCTTCATGCGGGCGTACACCGAACTGCTCGTCCGCACCTGCCACAAGCGCGGCGCGCACGCCATCGGCGGCATGGCGGCCTTCATCCCGTCCCGCAAGGACGCCGAGGTCAACAAGGTCGCGTTCGAGAAGGTCAAGGCCGACAAGGACCGCGAGGCGGGCGACGGCTTCGACGGCTCCTGGGTCGCCCACCCGGACCTCGTCCCGATCGCCATGGCCTCCTTCGACGCGGTCCTCGGCGACCGGCCGAACCAGAAGGACCGGCTGCGCGAGGACGTCTCGGTGGCGCCCGGCGACCTGATCGCCATCGACTCGCTGGACGCGAAGCCCACCTACGACGGTCTGCGCAACGCCGTCCAGGTCGGCACCCGCTACATCGAGGCCTGGCTGCGCGGCCTCGGCGCCGTCGCCATCTTCAACCTCATGGAGGACGCGGCCACCGCCGAGATCTCCCGCTCGCAGATCTGGCAGTGGATCAACGCGGGTGTGGTGTTCGAGAACGGCGAGCTCGCCACCGCCGACCTCGCCCGCAAGGTCGCGGCCGAGGAACTGGCCGCGATCCGCGCCGAGATCGGCGAGGAGGCCTTCGCGGCCGGCCGCTGGCAGCAGGCCCACGACCTGCTCCTGAAGGTCTCCCTCGACGCGGACTACGCGGACTTCCTGACGCTGCCCGCGTACGAGCAGCTGGTCGGCTGA
- a CDS encoding fibronectin type III domain-containing protein produces MRRPTGYAVLVCAVLVLAACSATADERDGRAPTVPGTVTAQASSATSVHVMWEASADDKGVTGYEVLQRGTRAKAVPGEKHMIDVDGLAPATAYSFTVRARDAAGNLSAPSAPVAVTTPAPGPADHGPPTAPGAPRGRADGSRAATLSWRRATDDVGVTSYDIYQEDVRIHSVSGRESGARVTGLRPGTVYSFTVRARDAADNSSPDSAAVDLTTASAPGAPASTAPTGLSARYGEAAGVPTVELSWRPPDTGGPVTSYQLFLDGRLTTTIVFGASPPPGRVSYGLTVSAEKPGTRYSVKLRAQLPDGKWGDFSAQRTVVIGG; encoded by the coding sequence GTGCGACGCCCCACCGGATACGCCGTGTTGGTCTGCGCCGTCCTCGTCCTCGCCGCCTGCTCGGCCACCGCCGACGAACGGGACGGGCGGGCGCCGACGGTGCCGGGCACCGTGACCGCGCAGGCGAGCAGCGCCACCTCCGTGCACGTCATGTGGGAGGCGTCGGCCGACGACAAGGGAGTCACCGGGTACGAGGTCCTCCAGCGGGGCACCCGGGCCAAGGCGGTGCCGGGCGAGAAGCACATGATCGACGTCGACGGGCTCGCCCCGGCGACCGCCTACAGCTTCACCGTGCGCGCCCGCGACGCCGCCGGGAACCTCTCCGCCCCCAGCGCCCCCGTGGCCGTCACCACGCCCGCGCCCGGCCCCGCCGACCACGGGCCGCCCACCGCGCCGGGGGCGCCGCGGGGCCGGGCCGACGGGAGCCGCGCGGCGACGCTGAGCTGGCGGCGAGCCACCGACGACGTGGGCGTCACCTCGTACGACATCTACCAGGAGGACGTGCGGATCCACAGCGTCTCCGGGCGCGAGAGCGGCGCCCGGGTCACCGGGCTGCGGCCCGGGACCGTCTACAGCTTCACCGTGCGGGCCCGCGACGCCGCCGACAACTCCTCGCCGGACAGCGCCGCCGTCGACCTCACCACGGCTTCGGCTCCGGGCGCGCCCGCCAGTACGGCGCCCACCGGGCTGAGCGCGCGCTACGGGGAGGCGGCGGGGGTGCCGACCGTCGAGCTGTCCTGGCGCCCGCCGGACACGGGCGGCCCGGTCACCTCGTACCAGCTCTTCCTCGACGGACGCCTCACCACCACGATCGTGTTCGGCGCGTCGCCGCCCCCGGGCCGGGTGTCGTACGGCCTCACCGTCTCGGCCGAGAAGCCGGGCACCCGCTACAGCGTCAAACTCCGCGCCCAGCTGCCCGACGGGAAGTGGGGCGACTTCTCGGCCCAGCGCACGGTCGTCATCGGAGGCTGA